In Calothrix sp. PCC 7507, one DNA window encodes the following:
- a CDS encoding dolichyl-phosphate-mannose--protein mannosyltransferase, with amino-acid sequence MTKKLLTNSIPWFRTGIVGIFLLSLALRFWGLGRFNTLVFDEVYFAKFGNNYLTHTPFFNAHPPLSQYIIGIGIWLGSHVHLPQEPINGLAGSMLSPWNYRWLNALTGSFIPLVIAAIAYQISRRHSFALLAGLFTACDGIFLVESRYALNNIYIVIFGLLGQWFLLLALDNQKQRRSLWLILAGICFGASVGTKWNGLWFLLGAYLIWITAWAISLLHSFTSSSSPSPPSPQTPLQNLTQLNIFQMLFYLGIIPAFIYSIIWIPHLQLDKRFGFIAVHQQILNFHLHMGGNSPDVHPYCAAWYKWPLMTRPMAYYYQTTQSFTDPLPVMGPNLPSGAGKVIYDVHAMGNPVLWWFGVAAMLFLVGMLLSKVAIPLIQQEGLSIPKHLTVDTWIALYLVINYAANLLPWVKVTRCVFIYHYMCAVVFVFLAIAWFIDQCLRSYYQQLRVFGLTLTFLILAAFVYWMPIYLGLPLSTHAYKLRMLFDSWI; translated from the coding sequence ATGACTAAAAAACTGCTTACAAATTCCATTCCTTGGTTCCGCACAGGAATAGTGGGTATATTTTTGCTGTCACTAGCCTTACGATTTTGGGGACTAGGGCGATTTAACACCCTCGTGTTCGATGAAGTTTACTTCGCTAAATTCGGCAATAACTATCTTACCCATACACCATTTTTTAACGCTCATCCACCCCTGAGTCAATATATTATCGGCATCGGGATTTGGCTGGGAAGTCACGTACATTTGCCGCAAGAACCAATAAATGGTTTGGCGGGTTCTATGCTGTCACCTTGGAATTATCGGTGGCTAAACGCCCTTACAGGCTCATTTATTCCCTTAGTTATCGCCGCAATTGCTTATCAGATAAGTCGTCGCCATAGCTTTGCTTTACTTGCGGGTTTATTCACAGCTTGTGATGGGATATTTCTGGTTGAATCGCGCTACGCCTTAAACAATATTTATATTGTGATCTTTGGTCTGTTAGGGCAATGGTTTTTATTATTAGCATTAGATAATCAAAAACAACGCCGTTCTTTGTGGTTAATTCTCGCGGGAATTTGTTTTGGTGCTTCAGTTGGCACTAAATGGAATGGCTTGTGGTTTTTACTGGGTGCTTATCTGATTTGGATCACAGCATGGGCAATTAGTTTACTCCACTCTTTTACATCCTCCTCATCCCCCTCACCCCCTTCACCTCAAACACCACTGCAAAATCTAACTCAGCTAAATATTTTCCAGATGCTATTTTATCTAGGAATAATCCCAGCTTTCATTTACAGCATCATCTGGATTCCCCACCTCCAGCTAGATAAAAGATTTGGATTTATCGCAGTACATCAACAAATTTTAAATTTTCACCTACATATGGGTGGTAATAGTCCTGATGTCCATCCTTATTGTGCTGCATGGTACAAGTGGCCGTTGATGACACGGCCAATGGCTTATTATTATCAAACAACTCAAAGTTTCACAGATCCCCTCCCTGTCATGGGGCCTAATTTGCCTTCCGGTGCGGGAAAAGTCATCTATGATGTCCATGCAATGGGGAATCCAGTTTTGTGGTGGTTTGGTGTCGCTGCTATGTTGTTTTTAGTAGGAATGCTATTATCAAAAGTCGCAATTCCTTTAATCCAACAAGAGGGCTTATCTATCCCCAAACATCTGACTGTTGATACTTGGATTGCTTTATATTTAGTCATAAATTATGCGGCCAATTTATTACCTTGGGTAAAGGTAACAAGATGCGTTTTTATTTACCATTATATGTGTGCCGTGGTGTTTGTATTTTTAGCGATCGCCTGGTTTATTGATCAGTGTCTTCGCAGTTATTACCAGCAGCTACGAGTATTTGGTCTTACGCTCACCTTTTTGATTTTAGCTGCTTTCGTCTACTGGATGCCCATTTATTTGGGTTTACCCCTCTCAACTCATGCTTATAAACTCAGGATGTTGTTTGACTCTTGGATTTGA
- a CDS encoding XisI protein: protein MGTTAQYRQLICNILTEHTQIPYSYGDILHETIFDQEHDRYLVMILGREPVPELSPTATRRVHGCLIHIDIIDGKIWIQRDGTEEGIATELVRAGVPKDRIVLAFWSEELRKDSEFAVA from the coding sequence ATGGGTACTACAGCGCAATACAGACAGCTAATTTGCAACATTCTGACCGAACATACCCAGATTCCCTACTCCTATGGGGATATTCTACATGAAACTATTTTTGATCAAGAACACGATCGCTATTTGGTGATGATTCTTGGACGAGAACCAGTACCTGAACTTTCTCCAACTGCTACTCGTCGCGTTCATGGTTGTCTGATTCATATTGATATTATTGATGGCAAAATTTGGATTCAACGTGATGGTACTGAAGAGGGAATAGCAACGGAACTAGTTAGAGCAGGTGTGCCGAAAGATCGAATTGTGCTAGCATTCTGGTCTGAGGAACTGAGAAAGGATTCAGAATTTGCTGTTGCATAG
- the ppsA gene encoding phosphoenolpyruvate synthase: protein MATVAKNTLSQTAKERSLILWFDEVGMTDIALVGGKNASLGEMIQQLTPQGVNVPTGFATTAYAYRYFIQSASLEAKLRKLFADLDVDDVKNLQARGKKARSLLLHTPFPVELRNAIATAYESLCEQYNADTDVAVRSSATAEDLPDASFAGQQESYLNVVGVQGVLAACHRCFASLFTDRAISYRQAKGFDHFSVALAVGVQKMVRSDLASSGVMFSIDTETGFKDAALITAAYGLGENVVQGTVNPDEYYVFKPTLKAGFSPIIDKKLGSKEWRMVYDDGSKFTKNISVSPSEKGKYTLTDDEILQLARWACVIEDHYSHIHATYTPMDIEWAKDGITNQLFIVQARPETVQSQKQGHVLKSYRLLGNRQETSLITGRAVGTAISQGKVHLILNSKNIDQFQTGEVLVTDKTDPDWEPIMKRASAIITNSGGRTCHAAIIARELGVPAIVGCGNATEILKPGQDVTISCAEGEEGRVYAGLLPFEIQEVPLDNLPRTHTQILMNVGNPQEALSLSAIPNDGVGLARTEFIIANQIQIHPMALIRYEQLENEFVKVKIAEITALYDDKTLYFVDKLSQGIGTIAAAFYPKPVIVRMSDFKSNEYANLLGGQQFEPHEENPMLGWRGAARYYDPGYREAFALECRAIKRVRDEMGLINVIPMIPFCRTPDEGRLVLAEMAKNGLQQSVNGLQVYVMCELPNNVILAEEFAEVFDGFSIGSNDLTQLTLGIDRDSALVARLFDERSPGVKRMVAMAIQAAKKCHRKIGICGQAPSDYPEFAQFLVEQGIDSISLNPDSVLKTMLEVAKVENVKSVNSEQ from the coding sequence ATGGCGACAGTAGCTAAAAATACTTTATCTCAGACGGCCAAAGAGCGATCGCTGATCCTCTGGTTTGATGAAGTAGGGATGACTGATATTGCTTTGGTGGGTGGGAAGAATGCATCTTTGGGGGAAATGATTCAACAGCTGACTCCCCAAGGTGTGAATGTGCCTACAGGATTTGCCACCACAGCTTATGCTTATCGCTATTTTATTCAATCTGCCTCTTTAGAAGCCAAGCTGCGGAAACTCTTTGCTGATTTGGATGTAGACGATGTCAAAAATTTACAAGCGCGAGGGAAAAAAGCGCGATCGCTATTGCTGCACACACCATTTCCTGTAGAATTGCGAAATGCGATCGCCACAGCATATGAAAGTTTATGTGAACAATACAACGCAGATACAGATGTAGCAGTCCGTTCCAGTGCCACAGCTGAAGACCTTCCTGATGCTAGTTTTGCTGGACAACAGGAATCTTACCTCAATGTTGTTGGTGTGCAAGGCGTTTTAGCAGCTTGTCATCGATGTTTCGCATCTTTATTTACCGATCGCGCCATTTCCTATCGCCAAGCTAAAGGTTTTGACCATTTCAGCGTCGCCTTGGCTGTGGGTGTGCAAAAAATGGTGCGTTCTGATTTAGCCTCTTCGGGGGTGATGTTCTCCATTGATACCGAAACCGGTTTCAAGGATGCAGCACTGATTACCGCTGCTTACGGCTTAGGAGAAAACGTAGTTCAAGGAACCGTCAATCCAGATGAATACTATGTTTTTAAACCAACTTTAAAGGCAGGTTTTAGCCCAATTATTGATAAAAAATTGGGTAGTAAAGAATGGAGAATGGTTTATGATGACGGTTCTAAATTTACAAAAAATATCTCAGTTTCTCCCAGTGAAAAAGGTAAATATACTCTTACAGATGACGAGATTTTACAACTAGCACGTTGGGCATGTGTAATTGAAGACCATTATTCCCACATCCATGCAACTTACACCCCAATGGATATTGAGTGGGCAAAAGATGGCATTACCAACCAACTATTTATAGTGCAAGCGCGTCCCGAAACCGTCCAGTCGCAGAAACAGGGACATGTGTTAAAAAGCTATCGCCTATTGGGGAATCGACAAGAGACTTCCTTAATAACCGGACGTGCCGTGGGAACAGCCATCAGTCAAGGGAAAGTACACCTAATTTTAAATTCAAAAAATATTGACCAGTTCCAAACAGGGGAAGTGTTGGTAACAGATAAAACTGACCCCGATTGGGAACCGATCATGAAACGCGCTAGTGCGATCATCACCAATTCTGGGGGTAGAACATGTCACGCCGCGATTATTGCGCGAGAATTGGGAGTGCCCGCGATCGTTGGCTGTGGCAATGCTACGGAAATTTTAAAACCTGGTCAAGACGTAACGATTTCTTGCGCCGAAGGAGAAGAAGGACGGGTTTATGCAGGTTTATTACCTTTTGAAATTCAAGAAGTCCCATTAGATAACTTACCCCGCACCCATACCCAAATTTTAATGAATGTGGGCAATCCCCAAGAAGCATTGAGTTTATCGGCAATTCCTAACGATGGTGTCGGTTTAGCACGGACAGAGTTTATCATTGCTAACCAAATTCAAATTCATCCAATGGCATTGATTCGCTATGAACAGTTAGAAAATGAATTTGTGAAAGTCAAAATTGCCGAGATCACCGCACTTTATGACGATAAAACACTATATTTTGTCGATAAATTATCCCAAGGTATAGGCACAATTGCCGCAGCATTTTATCCCAAACCTGTAATTGTCAGAATGTCAGATTTCAAAAGTAATGAATATGCCAATTTATTAGGTGGTCAACAGTTTGAACCCCATGAAGAAAACCCGATGCTAGGCTGGCGGGGGGCGGCGCGTTATTATGACCCAGGCTATAGAGAAGCTTTTGCTTTGGAATGTCGAGCCATCAAAAGGGTCAGAGACGAAATGGGTTTAATCAATGTAATTCCCATGATTCCTTTTTGTCGCACTCCTGATGAGGGGCGTTTAGTATTAGCGGAAATGGCAAAAAATGGCTTACAGCAGAGTGTAAATGGCTTGCAAGTTTATGTGATGTGCGAGTTACCTAATAATGTTATTCTGGCTGAAGAATTTGCTGAGGTATTCGATGGATTTTCCATTGGTTCCAATGACTTAACTCAGCTGACGTTGGGGATAGATAGAGATTCAGCATTGGTAGCGCGGTTATTTGACGAACGCAGTCCAGGGGTGAAACGCATGGTAGCAATGGCTATTCAAGCTGCAAAAAAATGTCACCGCAAAATCGGCATTTGTGGACAAGCACCCAGCGATTACCCAGAATTTGCTCAGTTTTTAGTTGAACAGGGAATTGATTCGATTAGTCTAAATCCAGATTCGGTTTTGAAAACAATGCTGGAAGTAGCAAAAGTCGAGAATGTTAAATCAGTGAACAGTGAACAGTGA
- a CDS encoding alpha-amylase family glycosyl hydrolase, whose protein sequence is MVQTPPSQFSAEQYKVDAADAELENIIQTSPSDTEIDLEFLYTRDIEFRQETIYFIVVDRFYDGDLDNSEGANSHLYDPTGKDWGKYWGGDLQGVIDKLDYLKNMGVTAIWLTPLFEQVEDLFISNAAMHGYWTKDFKRINPRYIANGEDSSLNNTQEAKNTTFDRLITELHKRNMKLVLDIVCNHSSPDTNGSKGELFDDGVKIADFNDDVNHWYHHYGEVQDWEDDWQVQNCELAGLATFNENNSDYREYIKSAIKQWLDRGVDALRVDTVKHMPIWFWQEFTGDMCNHKPDVFIFGEWIYNHPGDDRSVEFANNSGMTILDFGLCVAIRSALAQGSENGFQTIQYIFDQDYRYSGATELVTFIDNHDMSRFQSLNPDPAMLRVAIALIMTSRGIPCIYYGTEQYLHDDTDGGNDPYNRPMMEKWDTDTEIYRYIRLLSGLRRLNPAISMGSQWPKYLTPDVYCYVRRYRDSLCFVALNRGGEVTLPEVETELPDGEHTCAVTRNKYEVKEGKIHNLQLAERGVIVFSHVGERIKAETIVRVQLNGVNTQPGETIVVTGNCPELGNWDISKAYPLEYINANTWFAEIPFNESTGKLISYKYAMWREGRSPLRENNVPRRWVIAKEGTVKWRDTWASGRES, encoded by the coding sequence ATGGTACAGACACCTCCATCGCAGTTCTCAGCAGAGCAATACAAAGTAGATGCAGCTGATGCAGAATTAGAAAATATTATCCAAACATCACCATCAGATACAGAGATTGACCTGGAGTTTCTTTACACTAGGGATATTGAATTTCGCCAGGAAACGATTTACTTTATTGTGGTCGATCGCTTTTATGACGGCGATTTAGATAATAGCGAAGGTGCTAATTCACACCTGTACGATCCCACTGGAAAAGATTGGGGTAAGTACTGGGGTGGTGACTTGCAAGGTGTGATTGACAAATTGGACTACCTCAAAAATATGGGAGTGACAGCCATTTGGTTAACTCCGTTGTTTGAACAGGTAGAAGATTTATTTATTAGCAATGCAGCGATGCATGGTTACTGGACAAAGGACTTCAAGCGCATCAATCCCCGCTATATTGCTAATGGAGAAGACTCTTCGTTAAACAATACCCAAGAAGCCAAAAATACTACTTTTGATCGGTTAATTACCGAACTGCACAAGCGCAACATGAAACTGGTGCTGGATATTGTCTGCAATCACAGTTCTCCTGATACCAATGGTAGCAAAGGCGAGCTATTTGATGATGGTGTGAAAATTGCTGACTTCAACGATGATGTGAATCATTGGTATCATCACTATGGTGAAGTGCAAGACTGGGAAGATGATTGGCAAGTGCAGAACTGTGAACTAGCTGGCCTGGCAACCTTCAATGAAAATAATAGTGATTATCGTGAGTATATCAAGTCAGCAATCAAGCAATGGCTAGATCGGGGTGTGGATGCACTACGGGTGGATACTGTCAAGCATATGCCCATCTGGTTTTGGCAAGAATTCACTGGTGATATGTGCAATCATAAACCAGATGTGTTCATTTTTGGCGAGTGGATTTATAATCATCCTGGGGACGATCGCTCAGTTGAATTTGCCAATAATTCCGGGATGACAATCTTAGACTTTGGGCTGTGCGTAGCGATTCGATCTGCACTGGCGCAAGGTTCAGAAAATGGATTTCAGACAATTCAATACATCTTTGATCAAGATTATCGCTACAGTGGGGCTACTGAGTTAGTCACCTTCATCGATAACCATGATATGTCCCGCTTTCAATCGCTGAACCCTGATCCAGCGATGTTAAGAGTGGCGATCGCTTTAATTATGACCTCTCGTGGCATCCCCTGCATTTATTACGGCACAGAACAGTATCTGCATGATGACACCGATGGCGGTAACGATCCCTACAACCGTCCGATGATGGAAAAGTGGGATACTGACACTGAGATTTATCGTTACATCAGATTACTCTCTGGCTTGCGGCGACTGAATCCCGCCATCTCAATGGGTAGCCAATGGCCAAAGTACCTCACACCCGATGTTTACTGCTATGTGCGCCGCTATCGTGATTCTCTCTGCTTTGTCGCCTTAAATCGCGGTGGAGAGGTGACATTACCAGAAGTAGAAACAGAATTACCTGATGGCGAACATACCTGTGCAGTGACTCGCAATAAGTATGAAGTTAAAGAAGGTAAGATTCATAACTTACAACTTGCAGAACGGGGAGTGATTGTTTTCAGTCACGTGGGCGAAAGAATCAAAGCAGAGACAATTGTCCGTGTGCAACTCAACGGTGTAAATACCCAACCTGGTGAAACCATCGTCGTCACTGGGAACTGTCCAGAGTTGGGTAACTGGGATATTAGCAAGGCATATCCCCTAGAATACATCAACGCCAATACCTGGTTTGCAGAGATTCCCTTTAATGAAAGCACTGGTAAACTCATCAGTTATAAATATGCCATGTGGCGCGAAGGGCGATCGCCCCTGCGAGAAAACAATGTCCCCCGGCGTTGGGTGATTGCTAAAGAAGGTACCGTCAAATGGCGTGATACCTGGGCTTCCGGAAGGGAGTCGTAG
- a CDS encoding ABC transporter permease — protein MPTYLVSSNNTLTSFFVNLPLIQLSGAISPMESMPLALQYLSLLNPLRHYRAIVRGILLKGVGLEVLWLNAIALLSFAILLLSISINKFRRQLS, from the coding sequence GTGCCGACTTACTTAGTCAGTAGCAATAATACTTTGACATCATTTTTCGTCAATTTACCATTAATTCAGCTTTCTGGGGCAATTTCCCCTATGGAAAGTATGCCTTTAGCACTTCAGTATCTATCGCTATTAAATCCCCTACGCCATTATAGAGCGATCGTCCGGGGAATACTGCTCAAAGGTGTGGGTTTAGAAGTGCTTTGGTTGAATGCGATCGCACTTTTGTCTTTTGCTATCTTGCTCTTATCTATCAGCATCAATAAATTTCGCCGCCAATTGAGTTAA
- a CDS encoding DUF1778 domain-containing protein, which yields MSNSHENTVRITARIPVSIQETLQRAAELSGATLNQFMIQAALKEAKKMIEDERVIILSQSDADTVFSLIENPPVPNAKLKAALKKHQEFFSESN from the coding sequence ATGTCTAACAGTCACGAAAATACAGTTCGGATAACAGCCAGAATTCCTGTGAGTATTCAAGAAACTCTACAAAGGGCGGCAGAATTATCAGGTGCTACATTGAATCAGTTTATGATTCAGGCGGCGTTGAAAGAAGCAAAGAAAATGATAGAAGATGAACGAGTGATTATTTTGTCACAAAGTGATGCTGATACGGTATTTAGCCTGATTGAGAATCCACCTGTACCGAATGCGAAGTTAAAAGCAGCCTTGAAAAAGCACCAGGAATTTTTCAGTGAGAGTAATTGA
- a CDS encoding GNAT family N-acetyltransferase — MRVIELLGKQHNRDCFDCGNKALNQFLKQIARQHIQKGVSRTFVLVNTEQPEIVIGFFTLTLCEVRVDKFSAKFFKKYPSKVPGVKLARLAVDKAYQRQGIGEVLMIEAMQRALIVAENAGGIGLFVDAKDEGAKTYYSRYGFVSLEDTSLELFLPLSVIEQMLE; from the coding sequence GTGAGAGTAATTGAATTACTGGGTAAGCAGCATAACCGCGATTGCTTTGACTGTGGCAATAAAGCATTAAATCAATTCCTCAAACAAATAGCAAGACAGCATATCCAAAAAGGTGTTTCCCGTACTTTCGTTTTAGTTAATACAGAACAGCCAGAGATTGTGATTGGTTTCTTCACATTGACATTATGTGAAGTGCGTGTAGACAAATTTTCAGCGAAATTCTTCAAAAAATACCCTTCTAAAGTTCCTGGTGTAAAGCTGGCAAGATTAGCAGTCGATAAAGCCTATCAACGACAAGGAATTGGAGAAGTTTTGATGATTGAGGCAATGCAGCGTGCTTTAATTGTTGCGGAAAATGCTGGAGGAATTGGCTTATTTGTTGATGCAAAAGATGAAGGTGCAAAAACTTACTACTCTCGCTATGGCTTCGTCAGCCTAGAAGATACGTCTTTGGAACTATTTTTACCATTGTCAGTAATTGAGCAAATGCTTGAGTAA
- a CDS encoding type II toxin-antitoxin system RelE/ParE family toxin: MAIKFHKKAIKFLDKANPEDVENIREQINQIVIAVEVQGIIPFTELDIKKMKGDWEGFYRLLIGKNRFIFTIDIDSKDIEIYVIGTRGDVYKKNN; the protein is encoded by the coding sequence ATGGCAATAAAATTTCACAAAAAAGCGATTAAATTTTTAGACAAAGCAAACCCTGAAGATGTCGAAAATATTCGAGAGCAAATAAACCAAATTGTTATTGCTGTAGAAGTTCAAGGAATTATACCCTTTACAGAACTAGATATCAAAAAGATGAAAGGCGATTGGGAGGGATTTTACAGACTACTTATAGGTAAAAACAGATTTATTTTTACAATCGATATCGATTCAAAAGACATCGAAATTTACGTGATTGGTACGAGAGGAGATGTTTATAAAAAAAATAATTAG
- a CDS encoding lecithin retinol acyltransferase family protein codes for MAKGDHIYRRMSISMGMTYHHGIDCGDGTVIHYDGKTVRRVSKYEFAEGKEILTEEYGKCDSPEVVVTRAISKLGEQKYCLVGNNCEHFAYYCKTGQHKSEQVNQAQARTAGLAGGTAIGIGTKVAIQAASVAAKQSLNPISKTLVNVGLKQAPRVAGGIAGAGGIASGIATDLVVGKILEDDEHLPKHEREARKNGREAGQVASTLGGIAGTVAAATLGGSAAIATAVAAPVVLGMAAAFGVYLWSQGDQE; via the coding sequence ATGGCAAAGGGAGATCACATCTACCGTCGTATGAGTATTAGTATGGGTATGACATATCATCATGGAATAGATTGTGGAGATGGTACAGTTATTCATTACGATGGAAAAACTGTACGTCGTGTCAGTAAATATGAGTTTGCTGAAGGAAAAGAAATTCTTACTGAAGAGTATGGAAAGTGTGATTCCCCAGAAGTCGTAGTGACAAGAGCAATCAGCAAGTTAGGTGAACAAAAATATTGCCTTGTTGGGAATAACTGCGAGCATTTCGCGTATTATTGTAAGACAGGTCAGCATAAAAGCGAGCAAGTAAATCAAGCTCAAGCACGCACAGCAGGACTTGCTGGGGGAACTGCTATAGGTATTGGAACCAAAGTAGCAATTCAAGCAGCATCTGTAGCCGCTAAACAATCCTTAAATCCGATCTCAAAAACGCTAGTTAATGTAGGACTAAAGCAAGCACCTCGTGTAGCAGGTGGTATTGCAGGTGCTGGTGGTATAGCGAGTGGCATAGCAACCGATCTAGTTGTTGGCAAAATACTGGAAGATGACGAACATTTACCAAAGCATGAACGTGAAGCCAGAAAAAATGGCAGAGAAGCTGGACAAGTTGCATCAACCCTTGGAGGAATTGCTGGAACTGTAGCCGCTGCTACGTTAGGTGGTAGTGCTGCGATTGCTACTGCGGTTGCTGCTCCTGTTGTATTAGGTATGGCAGCTGCATTCGGGGTGTATCTCTGGTCTCAAGGTGACCAAGAATAG